Below is a genomic region from Medicago truncatula cultivar Jemalong A17 chromosome 3, MtrunA17r5.0-ANR, whole genome shotgun sequence.
CATCCCCCAcatattgattgatattttaagAAACATCAATGATATGACACCAAATGTACGTAGAAGTTGAAAATTAACACCGACAAGCATTAAACACGAgtcataatttatataattatggtTTGGTACACTGCAACTACCATCagaaatattactccctccgtccctatatataagacccttttgccaaaatcacgggaattaagatagtggatatttgtattaaagttgtttgtaatcactattgtttttacaattttatcctttaagaaagaatgttagtttatgttttcaacatgttatttattgttgattgaagaaaaagatgtataataaatagaggcatgtatgtaaagaaataattaatgtagttggaaataacaaaggggtcttataaaaagggacaaaaaaaattctcaaaagggtcttataattagggacggagggagtattaatttaCATGACCAAACTTAGAGGCATTAAATCACTTCCTCTATCCCTTATTACTCCAAAAAAACATTTAAGTAAGACAATTTTGATGGATAGCATGCAACTTCCATTTTTCCTACTACTTGATAATTGATGCTGAGCTTAACAAATCTCTTGGAATAACAAATAGTCTAGTCATCtcacaaaataacaataatcacaACTAGAGTCATATGGCGGAAATGGTGGTGTCTTTAGTTATTGACCAACTAGTTCCATTGTTAAGGGATGAAGCCAAGCTGTTGAGAGGCGTTCACAAGGAATTTGCAGACCTTAAAGATGAACTTGAAAGCATCCAAGCCTTCCTCAAAGATGCTGATAGAAGAGCTGCAGCTGATGGGGACAACACTAGTGAAGGAGTCAAAACATGGGTGAAGCAACTTAGGGTAGCAGCTTTTCGCATAGAAGATATCATTGATGAGTATATGATCCATGTAGGACAGCAGCCTCGTGATCCTGGATGTGTAGCTATACTTGATAAGATTGCTCACTTACTCAAAACTATGACCCCTCGCCATCGAATAGCAGCTGAGATTCAAGATGTTAAGTCATCTGTTCGTGGGATCAAGGAAAGAAGTGAACGATATGGCTTCCAACCTTCTTTTGAACAAGGATCAAGCAGTTCAAGAGAAAACCGAAATGCCAAATGGCACGACCCTCGAGTTGCTGCTCTTTACATTGAGGAAGCTGATGTTGTGGGATTCAAAGCACCAAGAAAAAGATTGATTGATTGGATGGTAAAGGGAACGGAAGAGCGCACTGTAGTTTCGGTGGTAGGAATGGGAGGGCAAGGAAAAACAACTCTAGCCAAGAGAGTTTTTGACAGCAAGGATGTAATTGGACACTTTGATTGTCATGTTTGGATCACAGTGTCGCAGTCCTATAATGTTGAAGGGATTTTGAGGGACATGTTGCGAAAGCTTCACCAACAAAAAGGGAGCAGTCCTCCTATGAACATTTCTGAAATGGATAGAGATTCATTGACGGATGAAGTGAGAAAATACTTGCGCCAAAAGAGGTACATTGTGGTGTTTGACGATATTTGGAGCAAACATTTTTGGGAATATTTTCAATTTGCTGtatttgataataaaaaaggaAGTAGGATACTTATAACAACAAGGAACCTGGATGTTGCGGTGTCAAAATCTTCTTCCATTGAGTTGCATGGTTTAACTCCTGAGGAGTCTTTGGAGTTGCTCAATAAGAAGGTATTCAAATTTGATTGTGATGGGTGTTGTCCAAAAGAGCTCATTGGTATAGCTAATGACATTGTTAAAAAATGCAATGGTTTACCGCTAGCAATTGTTGCCATAGGTGGCCTTTTATCTACAATAGAGAATAGTGTGTTTGAGTGGCAGAGATTTAGAGAACATCTGAATTCAGAGCTAAAGACAAATGCACATCTAATTGGGATAGaaaaaattttaagtttaagTTATGATGATTTGCCTTACTATCTCAAGTCATGCTTGTTGTACTTTGGAGTATATCCAGAAGATTATGAAGTTAAATCGAAGAGAGTGACTCGACAATGGATAGCTGAAGGGTTTGTGAAGGAGGAAAAGGGGAAGACTTTGGACGAAGTGGCAGAAGGATATTTAACAGAGTTGATCCATAGAAGCCTGGTTCAAGTATCCTCGCTTAGAATTGATGGCAAAACTAAAGGTTGTCGTGTTCATGATCTAATACGTGATATGATCCTTGCAAAGAATgaggattttaatttttgcaagCATATTAGTGATGATGGACAGACATCCTTAGGTGGAATAGTTCGGCGCCTATCAATAACAACCATTGACGATGTTTTGAGGGAGTGCATTGATCAATCTCATGTTCggtcactatttttttttggaaataaagTAATATCCTTGAAATTGTTAGTTTCAGTAGAAATCCCTACAAAGTACAAGTTATTGAAGGTTGTTGATTTGGAAGATGTTTTCAACAATATTCCTAATAACTTGGGAAATTTCACCCACTTAAAGTATTTAAGTATGCATTTGAAGATCACAATTGATGAAGTCCCAAAATCCATTGGCATGCTCCAGAACCTAGAGACATTGGTTCTAAGGGGTTTCGGTGTTTTTGAGTTGCCAAAGGAGATTAGAAAGCTTAGAAAGCTAAGGCACCTTATCGGGTACCGACTATCTTTGATTCAATTAAAGGATGGTATTGGAGAGATGAAGTCCCTACAAACTCTGCGTCGTGTTTCTTTAGATATGGATGGAGCAGCGGAGGTAATTAAAGCGTTAGGAAAGCTGAAGCTGATAAGGGATTTGGGGTTGGTTGATGTTCCTAAGGAAAATGAAAGCATTTTATCTTCCTCAATCAAAGAAATGCAGCAATTGGAGAAACTAAGAGTTCTTAATTTTAAAGATGATAACTttgttgatttgaatttgatttcacTGCCAACTATGCTTCAAAAACTTATACTACAAGGGCCGTTAAAGGAGTTTCCAAAATGGATGTTAGATCTACAAAATCTTACTGTGTTGAGGTTGGCGTGGCCGTGTTCAGATAAAGATCCATTGCAATCACTAAAAAGTTTGCAACACTTGTTGAGCTTGTACTTAGACCTGAGTGAGTATGAAGGTTTACAATTGCATTTTCAAGATGGATGGTTTCAGAAATTAAAGGGACTGGTGGTTTTATATTCATCTAGAGTGAGAGAAATTATTATCGATAAAGGATCAATGCCTTCTTTGAAAATTCTTAAGGTAATAAAATTTCCTAATCTGAAGAATATACCCACTGGCATCCAACACTTGGAGAAGCTTGAATTTATCTATATTACCGAGGTGGATGATAAAATTGAGAAGCGCAGTTCTGCTGAGGATTGGAATTGGATCATGGAGCATGTGCCCTCTGTAACAATTTATTCTAATGAACTTCAGGGAGTTAGAAATCTGGCTCTATCATACTCCAGGTGTGTTTTTTCTTCCTATAACTTATTTTTTCGGTACTAATATTTACTATTTTCCATATGCATGAGAAATTTTAATGTATAGTCATCAAaatacaagttttatttttcttcagtTTTATGCTTTATTATTTTAACTCAGCATCGCCAAGTATGAGGTTCTGTTATGGATCCACCAAGGGCTGTTTTTCTATAACCCTTTAGTTCCAAAGATTCTGAATTTTGCAGTGTATAATTTGCTGTGATTTGGTAGGTGATGGACTTCAACTTGGAGTGCAGTGGCAATTCAGATTCTCCACGTGGACTTTTTACTACATCACTTTGAGATTTGTGtttatcaacaaataaataaaatgtgtgATTGTTCTTTAACATTGGTGTATTAAATACCTAAATTGTTGCTTTCCAGTATTGTGAGACCTTATTTTTCTGTCGATTTCCTTTCTATGTTGgtgtattaaaaattaagttttatgtaatttttataatggtttatatgttatttgtgtaataaaaaaaaatacacactaCTCATCCATAGTATATCACCTCTTATAAGTTACATACAAAGGGAAAGATCATTGTATAGTGATAGGGCAGCAACTTAGTTGACAAACACCTTACGTGACAAACACCCCCATACCACTCTTAGTTGacatatttaacaattttttttttttgcctaatCCATGtcataccacaaaaaaaaaaaaaaacttctttccTCTGTGCATTCAATCcagtttctttctctctcccccGTTCCAGTTTTTCCCCGACCTTCGCCGGCGAGAAGAATTTCGCCTTCAATCACTTTACCTTCTTCAATCAATTCAGTAGGGTGAGAAAGGGGTTATTGATGCTCTATCTCTTTTTGTCTCACGTCTCGTTCGCTCTCGTCGGCCTTCAAACTCTTTGTTCTTCTCCAATTCTCCGTTTTCGATTCTTGTAAGTTATGTCACCTTCTTCAACGCTAACTCCTGATTCATATTCCATACAAAAGGTTATTAGggtttatatttgtgtttgtgcctATGTTTTTCAATTCCATGCGTGTTTAATGTTCAATGTCGATTTAAATTAGGCTTGTTCAATGTTTGATGCTGATTGTAAGTGATTGCATTTATTCTTGTGGTTTTGTCAATTTCAAATTTGTGAAAGAACACAATTGATCTAAGGAAATATCGGAAATGCTAAGGTCAATGTTGACAATATCCCTCTCGCTCTAAGTGTTGTCTTCGCTGTTACAGTTATCTCACTCTCTAGAACTATTGTCGTCCATTGGCATTACTTGCTCACATTGTTGTTTTTATGTCTCCCTTGCTTGGTCTTGTTTTCATCATTGGTGAATCTTTTCAATGCACACGCCGGATGTTACTGATATGTCATTTCTATTTTGGATTGAAATTGTAGAAAATATCTCAACCCGATCTATTTCATTTTTCCCAATTTTTCAGTTCCTCTTAACTTTCTTATTTTTGCTTTTACTTTATAACATATTTCTAAATTTGAGTTGATGAGttgatttttatatgtta
It encodes:
- the LOC25490714 gene encoding disease resistance protein RPM1, which gives rise to MAEMVVSLVIDQLVPLLRDEAKLLRGVHKEFADLKDELESIQAFLKDADRRAAADGDNTSEGVKTWVKQLRVAAFRIEDIIDEYMIHVGQQPRDPGCVAILDKIAHLLKTMTPRHRIAAEIQDVKSSVRGIKERSERYGFQPSFEQGSSSSRENRNAKWHDPRVAALYIEEADVVGFKAPRKRLIDWMVKGTEERTVVSVVGMGGQGKTTLAKRVFDSKDVIGHFDCHVWITVSQSYNVEGILRDMLRKLHQQKGSSPPMNISEMDRDSLTDEVRKYLRQKRYIVVFDDIWSKHFWEYFQFAVFDNKKGSRILITTRNLDVAVSKSSSIELHGLTPEESLELLNKKVFKFDCDGCCPKELIGIANDIVKKCNGLPLAIVAIGGLLSTIENSVFEWQRFREHLNSELKTNAHLIGIEKILSLSYDDLPYYLKSCLLYFGVYPEDYEVKSKRVTRQWIAEGFVKEEKGKTLDEVAEGYLTELIHRSLVQVSSLRIDGKTKGCRVHDLIRDMILAKNEDFNFCKHISDDGQTSLGGIVRRLSITTIDDVLRECIDQSHVRSLFFFGNKVISLKLLVSVEIPTKYKLLKVVDLEDVFNNIPNNLGNFTHLKYLSMHLKITIDEVPKSIGMLQNLETLVLRGFGVFELPKEIRKLRKLRHLIGYRLSLIQLKDGIGEMKSLQTLRRVSLDMDGAAEVIKALGKLKLIRDLGLVDVPKENESILSSSIKEMQQLEKLRVLNFKDDNFVDLNLISLPTMLQKLILQGPLKEFPKWMLDLQNLTVLRLAWPCSDKDPLQSLKSLQHLLSLYLDLSEYEGLQLHFQDGWFQKLKGLVVLYSSRVREIIIDKGSMPSLKILKVIKFPNLKNIPTGIQHLEKLEFIYITEVDDKIEKRSSAEDWNWIMEHVPSVTIYSNELQGVRNLALSYSR